One window from the genome of Amycolatopsis sp. NBC_01480 encodes:
- a CDS encoding sensor histidine kinase, with product MSVAIAAAAVLVLLGGAAWFALGVGERRGRAAERERHRRAVHDTVLQVMESLALPAPADVVDPVGSLDRVRRTAREHALRLRLSLDSLDSTDDTEPAGLVQRLRALTAELAADGLAAEVVELSALGDLPEATVDTLHGAAREALRNTLKHSGTRRAVVSVEARRDGVSVTIRDHGTGFRPENRRHGFGIEHSIVGRLTEIGGDATIDSAPGEGTRVRLRAPLALRLPVG from the coding sequence GTGTCGGTGGCTATCGCGGCGGCGGCCGTGCTCGTCCTGCTCGGTGGTGCCGCCTGGTTCGCGCTCGGCGTCGGGGAGCGCCGCGGTCGCGCGGCGGAGCGGGAACGCCACCGGCGCGCCGTCCACGACACCGTGCTTCAGGTGATGGAGTCGCTCGCGCTGCCCGCGCCCGCGGACGTCGTCGACCCCGTCGGCAGCCTCGACCGCGTACGCCGGACCGCGCGTGAGCACGCGCTTCGCCTCCGCCTCAGTCTCGACAGTCTTGACAGCACCGACGACACCGAACCCGCAGGCCTCGTACAGCGACTACGAGCGCTGACGGCGGAACTCGCCGCGGACGGCCTGGCCGCCGAGGTCGTGGAACTCTCCGCGCTCGGCGATCTGCCCGAAGCCACCGTGGACACGTTGCACGGCGCGGCGCGCGAAGCCTTACGCAACACCCTGAAGCACTCGGGTACGCGACGCGCGGTCGTCTCCGTCGAAGCGAGACGCGACGGTGTCAGCGTCACAATTCGGGACCACGGCACGGGTTTCCGTCCGGAGAACCGACGGCACGGGTTCGGCATCGAGCACTCGATCGTCGGCCGGCTCACCGAAATCGGCGGCGACGCCACGATCGACTCGGCCCCCGGCGAGGGCACCCGCGTCCGGCTCAGAGCACCGTTAGCCCTGCGTC
- a CDS encoding MFS transporter, producing the protein MRDRTAVFAVFALNGAALGSWAPRTPAIAAHVQAQPGIFGLALLGASVGMLCGAPVSGRLTERYGARAAVAGSTLVAAAALALVGFSPSVVLLAGALFVLGAGVGALDVAMNIAGVAVERRTGKAVMPTLHAGFSFGALAGSLLAGLAAGHDWSPARHLSVAAIGALVVLAVVLKAVPGDRPPRETKATAPAKAAIRRPALWLLASIALCSAIAEGASSDWSALLMVTAHGVGQGAAALAYSGFSLAMALARLGGAWSQERFGATRSLAAGAGVAAVGLVCAAVFTPAAFAYVGFALAGAGLAAAFPLALSLAGSAGKRADGGGGERELAFVSTVAYSGFLAGPPLIGGIAQATSFRVSFVVVALIAALIVPAALAAVRARRHEEVTASA; encoded by the coding sequence ATGCGCGACCGGACGGCGGTGTTCGCGGTGTTCGCCCTCAACGGCGCCGCGCTCGGTTCGTGGGCGCCGCGCACGCCCGCCATCGCCGCGCACGTGCAGGCGCAACCCGGGATCTTCGGGCTCGCGCTGCTCGGCGCCAGCGTCGGAATGCTTTGCGGCGCACCGGTTTCCGGCCGGCTGACCGAACGTTACGGTGCGCGCGCGGCCGTCGCGGGCAGCACGCTGGTCGCCGCCGCGGCCCTCGCCTTGGTCGGCTTCTCCCCGTCGGTAGTGCTGCTCGCCGGCGCGCTTTTCGTGCTGGGCGCGGGTGTCGGCGCGCTGGACGTCGCCATGAACATCGCCGGCGTGGCGGTGGAACGCCGCACCGGCAAGGCCGTGATGCCGACGCTGCACGCGGGGTTCAGCTTCGGCGCGCTCGCCGGTTCGCTCCTGGCCGGGCTGGCCGCCGGGCACGACTGGTCGCCCGCGCGGCACCTGAGCGTGGCTGCGATCGGGGCGCTGGTCGTGCTCGCGGTGGTGCTGAAGGCCGTGCCGGGGGATCGGCCGCCGCGTGAGACCAAGGCGACGGCGCCGGCGAAGGCCGCGATCCGACGTCCCGCGCTGTGGCTGCTCGCCTCCATCGCGCTGTGCTCGGCGATCGCGGAAGGCGCCAGCTCCGACTGGTCTGCCCTACTGATGGTCACCGCCCACGGCGTCGGCCAGGGCGCGGCCGCGCTGGCGTACTCGGGCTTCTCGCTGGCCATGGCGCTCGCGCGGCTGGGCGGCGCGTGGAGTCAGGAACGCTTCGGCGCAACGCGTTCTCTCGCGGCGGGCGCCGGCGTCGCCGCCGTCGGCCTTGTCTGCGCTGCGGTCTTCACGCCCGCCGCGTTCGCGTACGTCGGCTTCGCGCTCGCCGGAGCTGGGCTCGCCGCGGCGTTCCCGCTGGCGCTCAGCCTGGCCGGCAGTGCGGGGAAACGGGCCGACGGCGGCGGGGGCGAGCGGGAGCTGGCGTTCGTCTCCACGGTGGCCTACTCCGGCTTCCTCGCCGGCCCGCCGCTGATCGGCGGGATCGCGCAGGCGACGTCGTTCCGCGTCTCGTTCGTGGTGGTCGCCCTGATCGCCGCGCTGATCGTCCCGGCCGCGCTGGCGGCCGTGCGCGCCCGGCGTCACGAAGAGGTCACAGCCTCGGCCTGA
- a CDS encoding LacI family DNA-binding transcriptional regulator, whose product MTSTRRRRPTLDDVAEAVGVSRATVSNAYNRPDQLSTQLREQVLRAAKNLGYPGPNPTARSLATSRTGAIAFLLDSSLSAAFSDPALSVTLDALAKAVDPAGHALLLLPGTEAQGGPPAERVLAAQADIAVAYSLADGTPALEPVHDRGLPLVVIDQPLLPDTARVGCDDRGGAALAARHLLELGHRRFGVLSAPRLSSAGPSALESARSSSFRGTRERLAGYLETLASAGVTDVAVSEAPWLSADNAAASAASLLRGSPRPTALLCMSDQLALAAVAAARQLGLHVPEDVSVVGFDDIPQAAWADPPLTTVRQDLAGKGRIAGELVLHLLDGGAPPPPIELPVSLIRRDSTAPV is encoded by the coding sequence ATGACGAGCACCCGGCGACGGCGGCCGACGCTGGACGACGTCGCGGAGGCGGTCGGGGTGTCGCGCGCGACCGTGTCCAACGCCTACAACCGGCCCGACCAGCTGTCCACGCAGCTGCGCGAGCAGGTGCTGCGCGCGGCCAAGAACCTGGGCTACCCGGGGCCGAACCCGACCGCGCGCAGCCTCGCCACGAGCCGGACCGGCGCGATCGCGTTCCTGCTGGACTCCTCGTTGTCGGCGGCGTTCTCCGACCCGGCCCTTTCGGTGACCCTGGACGCGCTGGCGAAGGCCGTCGACCCGGCCGGCCACGCCCTGCTGCTCCTGCCCGGCACCGAAGCGCAGGGCGGCCCGCCGGCCGAGCGGGTGCTGGCGGCGCAGGCGGACATCGCCGTGGCGTATTCGCTGGCCGACGGAACGCCCGCGCTGGAGCCCGTGCACGACCGCGGCCTGCCGCTCGTGGTGATCGACCAGCCACTGCTGCCGGACACGGCGCGCGTCGGCTGCGACGACCGTGGCGGCGCCGCGCTGGCCGCCCGGCACTTGCTCGAGCTGGGACACCGCCGGTTCGGGGTCCTGTCGGCGCCGCGGCTTTCGTCCGCCGGGCCATCGGCCCTGGAGTCCGCGCGTTCCAGTTCGTTCCGCGGCACGCGCGAGCGGCTGGCGGGCTACCTGGAGACGCTGGCTTCGGCCGGCGTGACGGACGTAGCCGTGTCGGAAGCACCGTGGCTCTCGGCGGACAACGCGGCAGCCAGCGCCGCTTCGCTGCTACGCGGCTCGCCGCGGCCCACCGCGCTGCTGTGCATGTCGGACCAGCTGGCGCTGGCGGCCGTCGCCGCGGCCCGGCAGCTGGGCCTGCACGTGCCGGAGGACGTCTCCGTGGTGGGCTTCGACGACATCCCGCAGGCCGCCTGGGCGGACCCCCCGCTCACCACCGTCCGCCAGGACCTGGCCGGCAAGGGCAGGATCGCCGGCGAACTGGTCCTGCACCTGCTGGACGGCGGCGCCCCACCGCCACCCATCGAACTGCCCGTCTCGCTCATCCGGCGTGACAGCACCGCACCCGTTTAG
- a CDS encoding peptidase inhibitor family I36 protein codes for MDPACTAGEFCLWSQESYTGDAQHFDLRTSNPSDCIPLPEGFESHSFVNHMTRDVTIYQGEDCSTDGDFHTYPGGGTYVPKSPFVVRAIKIWE; via the coding sequence ATGGACCCAGCCTGCACCGCCGGCGAATTCTGCCTCTGGTCCCAGGAGTCCTACACCGGCGACGCCCAGCATTTCGACCTCCGCACCAGCAACCCCAGCGACTGCATTCCCCTGCCCGAGGGATTCGAGTCTCATTCTTTCGTGAACCACATGACACGCGACGTCACCATCTACCAAGGCGAAGACTGTTCGACCGACGGAGATTTCCACACCTATCCGGGTGGCGGCACTTACGTTCCGAAGTCTCCGTTCGTCGTCCGCGCCATCAAGATCTGGGAATAG
- a CDS encoding cold-shock protein → MAQGSVKWFNGEKGFGFIAQDGGGPDVFVHYSEIQGNGFKSLDEGQRVEFEIGQGQKGPQAQRVVAI, encoded by the coding sequence ATGGCTCAGGGCAGCGTCAAGTGGTTCAACGGCGAAAAGGGCTTCGGCTTCATCGCCCAGGACGGCGGCGGACCGGACGTCTTCGTGCACTACTCCGAGATCCAGGGCAACGGCTTCAAGTCCCTGGACGAGGGGCAGCGCGTGGAGTTCGAGATCGGCCAGGGCCAGAAGGGCCCGCAGGCTCAGCGCGTCGTCGCTATCTGA